A single genomic interval of Nonomuraea rubra harbors:
- a CDS encoding M14 family metallopeptidase, translating into MKRILIMLAGTLLLLGSFTISPASAVPKPPAGPDGVFVYTGELTSDQLATLVAAGVDREEMRIVKRADGKVTVEVILAAALADRLAGQGVTLRTQAASARAARQADGVFKRYAGAGGIREEIIAAADAKPGIAKVVNLGNSLNGTPITAIKVTKDARKLRDGSRRAILYSATQHAREWITPEMVRRLLHHFLDGYGSNAELTQLVNTTELWFLPVANPDGYDYTFTDGNRLWRKNLRDNDGDGQITSNDGVDLNRNFPYKWRYDDEGSSSLFSSQTYRGAAARSEPETAAYDDLTRRVKFTYLINYHSAAMLLLYGISWQQATPAPDDLIFEALLGDDATPAVPTYDPDIGAELYTTNGDTDGHTTNVRGALSITPEMSTCEAAAAKYPDDEWTAETCAGGLGFTFPDDERLIQEEFLMNVPLAVATAKSVHTPDKPVSVVGRTVPDFRPDSFSVSYGDPQPVAVIARRSLGAKALRYRINGGPTRTRSVSEWKGGERYGDENDLYFAEYRGTVSGAKPGDRVEVWFTGFKAGTGTVSSSRFTYTLAKDSKAKVLVMANEDYTGFNPDYPASVTAPKYTATYQQALKAAGYGSETWDVDAQGVPHHLGVLSHFKGLVWELGDNRLSMDQQDVVTVTPLGNLPDADVKRSQQDLTISVRDYLNEGGKLLYTGETAAYYGILDTIVGGIYYGIDGNPDGDCVVTTIEGLFDECLLLADDFTQYYLGVAGRIPRADPSGFTGTGPLAGVGGTFGGPATADNPLDEAGVLLPMGTDFPRFTGTPAADYQLGTPGPFDPVEGEWYVAGPHADDSYMRLTRTIDLGSVTAAQQPQLAFQLSFDTEESYDNVIVEAHTVGQDNWTTLPDLNGGTDTGVPAECEAGFLLEEHPWLLHYLTPGNPCTPTGTTGQWNRFTTGPDTGGWHQVAFDLSAYAGQQVEVSISYVTDPGTGGVGAFVDDTRVVVGGTAVESEGFETGLGPWAIPGPPPGSPTGAGDFARDQADTTAAVATRDTVLLGFGVEQLGSAAEQAAALRKVMRHLLD; encoded by the coding sequence ATGAAGCGCATACTGATCATGCTCGCCGGCACGCTCCTGTTACTCGGCTCGTTCACGATCTCGCCCGCCTCGGCGGTGCCGAAGCCCCCGGCGGGGCCGGACGGGGTCTTCGTCTATACCGGCGAGCTCACCTCGGACCAGCTGGCCACGCTCGTGGCCGCCGGCGTGGACCGCGAGGAGATGCGGATCGTCAAGCGGGCGGACGGCAAGGTCACCGTCGAGGTCATCCTGGCCGCCGCGCTGGCCGACAGGCTCGCCGGGCAGGGTGTCACCCTCAGGACCCAGGCCGCCAGCGCCCGGGCGGCCCGGCAGGCCGACGGGGTGTTCAAGAGGTACGCGGGGGCCGGCGGCATCCGCGAGGAGATCATTGCCGCGGCCGACGCCAAGCCCGGCATCGCCAAGGTCGTCAACCTCGGCAACAGCCTCAACGGCACGCCGATCACCGCGATCAAGGTGACCAAGGACGCCCGCAAGCTGCGTGACGGCAGCCGCCGGGCCATCCTCTACTCGGCCACCCAGCACGCCCGCGAGTGGATCACCCCCGAGATGGTGCGGCGGCTGCTGCACCACTTCCTCGACGGCTACGGGAGCAACGCCGAGCTGACCCAGCTCGTCAACACCACCGAGCTGTGGTTCCTGCCGGTCGCCAATCCCGACGGCTACGACTACACGTTCACCGACGGCAACCGCCTGTGGCGCAAGAACCTGCGCGACAACGACGGCGACGGGCAGATCACCAGCAACGACGGGGTCGACCTCAACCGCAACTTCCCCTACAAGTGGCGCTACGACGACGAGGGCTCCTCCAGCCTGTTCTCCAGCCAGACCTACCGCGGCGCGGCGGCGCGCTCGGAGCCGGAGACCGCGGCGTACGACGACCTGACCAGGCGGGTGAAGTTCACCTACCTGATCAACTACCACTCGGCCGCCATGCTGCTGCTGTACGGGATCAGCTGGCAGCAGGCCACCCCCGCGCCCGACGACCTGATCTTCGAGGCCCTGCTGGGCGACGACGCCACCCCGGCCGTGCCGACGTACGACCCGGACATCGGCGCCGAGCTCTACACCACCAACGGCGACACCGACGGGCACACGACGAACGTACGCGGCGCCCTGTCCATCACGCCCGAGATGTCCACGTGTGAGGCGGCGGCGGCGAAGTACCCGGACGACGAGTGGACGGCGGAGACCTGCGCCGGCGGCCTCGGCTTCACCTTCCCCGACGACGAGCGGCTGATCCAGGAGGAGTTCCTGATGAACGTCCCCCTGGCCGTCGCCACCGCCAAGTCCGTGCACACGCCGGACAAGCCGGTCTCCGTGGTCGGGCGCACCGTGCCGGACTTCCGGCCGGACTCCTTCAGCGTCTCCTACGGCGACCCGCAGCCGGTGGCGGTCATCGCGCGCCGGTCCCTGGGCGCCAAGGCGCTGCGTTACCGCATCAACGGCGGCCCGACCCGGACCAGGTCCGTGAGCGAGTGGAAGGGCGGCGAGCGGTACGGCGACGAGAACGACCTGTACTTCGCCGAGTACCGGGGCACCGTGAGCGGCGCGAAACCCGGTGACAGGGTGGAGGTCTGGTTCACCGGCTTCAAGGCGGGCACCGGCACCGTCTCCAGCAGCCGCTTCACCTACACGCTGGCCAAGGACTCCAAGGCCAAGGTGCTGGTGATGGCCAACGAGGACTACACGGGCTTCAACCCCGACTACCCGGCGTCGGTGACCGCGCCCAAGTACACCGCCACGTACCAGCAGGCGCTGAAGGCGGCCGGGTACGGCTCCGAGACGTGGGACGTGGACGCCCAGGGCGTGCCGCACCACCTCGGAGTGCTCTCGCACTTCAAGGGCCTGGTGTGGGAGCTGGGCGACAACCGGCTGTCCATGGACCAGCAGGACGTGGTCACGGTGACCCCGCTCGGCAACCTGCCCGACGCCGACGTCAAGCGGTCCCAGCAGGACCTGACCATCTCCGTCCGCGACTACCTGAACGAGGGCGGCAAGCTCCTCTACACCGGCGAGACCGCCGCGTACTACGGCATTCTCGACACCATCGTCGGCGGCATCTACTACGGCATCGACGGCAACCCCGACGGCGACTGCGTGGTCACCACCATCGAGGGCCTGTTCGACGAGTGCCTGCTGCTGGCCGACGACTTCACCCAGTACTACCTGGGCGTCGCCGGGCGCATCCCGCGCGCCGACCCCAGCGGCTTCACCGGCACGGGCCCGCTGGCCGGGGTCGGCGGCACGTTCGGCGGGCCGGCTACGGCGGACAACCCGCTGGACGAGGCCGGGGTCCTGCTCCCCATGGGGACGGACTTCCCGAGGTTCACCGGTACGCCGGCGGCCGACTACCAGCTCGGCACGCCGGGGCCGTTCGACCCGGTCGAGGGCGAGTGGTACGTCGCCGGGCCGCACGCCGACGACTCGTACATGCGGCTGACCAGGACGATCGACCTGGGCTCCGTGACGGCCGCGCAGCAGCCGCAGCTGGCCTTCCAGCTCTCCTTCGACACCGAGGAGAGCTACGACAACGTCATCGTCGAGGCCCACACCGTCGGCCAGGACAACTGGACGACGCTGCCGGACCTCAACGGCGGCACCGACACCGGCGTGCCGGCCGAGTGCGAGGCCGGGTTCCTGCTGGAGGAGCACCCGTGGTTGCTGCACTACCTGACCCCGGGCAACCCCTGCACGCCGACCGGCACCACGGGCCAGTGGAACCGGTTCACCACCGGCCCTGACACGGGCGGCTGGCACCAGGTCGCCTTCGACCTGTCCGCGTACGCCGGGCAGCAGGTCGAGGTGTCGATCAGCTACGTGACCGACCCCGGCACCGGCGGGGTGGGCGCGTTCGTGGACGACACCCGCGTCGTCGTGGGCGGCACCGCCGTCGAGTCCGAGGGCTTCGAGACGGGGCTCGGGCCGTGGGCCATCCCCGGCCCGCCGCCGGGCAGCCCGACCGGCGCCGGCGACTTCGCCCGCGACCAGGCCGACACCACGGCCGCCGTGGCCACCAGGGACACGGTGCTGCTGGGGTTCGGGGTGGAGCAGCTGGGGAGCGCGGCCGAGCAGGCGGCGGCGCTCAGGAAGGTGATGAGGCACCTTCTCGACTGA